Proteins co-encoded in one Dehalogenimonas sp. WBC-2 genomic window:
- the lemA gene encoding LemA — MIPALIILGVIIVLVLILVGIYNGLVRLRNQVKNAWAQIDVQLKRRYDLIPNLVETVKGYAKHEREVFENVTKARSMAQQVSSSSPAVRAQAEGELTGFLSRLLAVAEAYPDLKANQNFLALQEELSSTENKISFSRQFYNDSVLGYNNKIQMFPSNIIAGMFGFILSEFFEVKVEAERAAPKVSFT, encoded by the coding sequence ATGATTCCAGCACTTATTATCTTGGGCGTCATCATCGTTCTGGTACTGATTCTGGTCGGGATCTACAACGGGTTGGTACGTCTGCGCAATCAGGTTAAAAATGCCTGGGCGCAGATCGATGTCCAGCTTAAACGCCGCTACGACCTTATTCCCAACCTGGTGGAAACAGTTAAAGGCTACGCCAAACACGAACGGGAAGTGTTTGAGAACGTCACCAAAGCCCGCAGCATGGCACAGCAGGTATCATCGTCATCTCCTGCCGTTCGCGCTCAGGCAGAAGGTGAACTCACTGGTTTTCTTTCCCGGCTGCTTGCGGTAGCTGAAGCCTACCCGGATTTAAAAGCCAACCAAAACTTTCTTGCGCTTCAGGAAGAACTGTCCTCCACGGAAAACAAGATTTCTTTCTCCCGCCAGTTCTACAATGATTCTGTGTTGGGCTACAACAATAAAATTCAGATGTTCCCTTCTAACATCATCGCCGGCATGTTTGGTTTCATATTAAGCGAGTTCTTTGAAGTCAAGGTTGAAGCCGAGCGGGCGGCACCTAAGGTTAGCTTTACCTAG
- the htpX gene encoding heat shock protein HtpX: MWEQISANRTRSVILVIGMGALLIAVGYGIGVYFFESPFAGIAIASGLWIIMTLVGYFQGDSILLATAGAKKIEKKDHPRLFNVVEEMTIASGLAKMPDVYIVDDPALNAFATGRDPNHAAVAITSGLLQQLNRDELQGVIAHEMAHIRNRDVLLMSLAAVLLGSIVILSYYFSRMLFFSGGGGSRRSNDSGGGGGGAIIAIIGLVFIILAPIFAQLIYFAISRKREYLADASSALYTRYPEGLASALEKLGASTNQIKAANQATAPMYTINPFRQEGRKAADLTSTHPPISERIRILRKMGGGISYKTYEKAAEEIAHKKIIPGSALTDGESVSARAPSSEGSVGEPDKSARTRETQNMLFGLSQYKTLNCTKCGTTLRLPPNFTATSVRCPHCGTVNQTS; this comes from the coding sequence ATGTGGGAACAGATAAGCGCCAACCGTACCCGAAGCGTCATCCTTGTTATAGGCATGGGAGCACTCCTGATTGCCGTTGGTTACGGCATAGGTGTTTACTTTTTTGAAAGCCCGTTTGCTGGCATAGCTATCGCCAGCGGACTTTGGATAATCATGACACTGGTCGGCTACTTCCAGGGTGACAGTATTTTGCTGGCTACTGCCGGTGCCAAAAAAATAGAAAAGAAGGATCATCCCCGTCTTTTTAACGTTGTAGAAGAGATGACCATTGCCTCCGGCTTGGCTAAAATGCCGGATGTTTATATCGTCGACGATCCGGCGTTAAACGCCTTTGCAACAGGGCGGGATCCAAATCACGCTGCCGTCGCCATAACTTCCGGCTTGTTACAGCAATTGAACCGTGATGAACTCCAAGGTGTGATAGCCCATGAAATGGCCCATATCAGGAACCGGGACGTACTGCTGATGTCCCTGGCCGCGGTACTTCTGGGATCGATCGTCATCTTATCCTATTACTTTAGTCGTATGCTTTTTTTCTCTGGCGGCGGCGGTTCTCGCCGTTCTAACGATTCCGGCGGCGGCGGTGGCGGCGCAATCATCGCCATAATTGGGCTTGTATTCATCATCTTAGCGCCGATCTTCGCCCAGCTTATTTACTTTGCCATTTCACGGAAACGCGAGTATCTGGCCGACGCTTCTTCAGCACTGTATACCCGCTATCCTGAGGGATTGGCCTCTGCCCTGGAAAAACTAGGGGCTTCTACAAATCAGATCAAAGCTGCCAATCAGGCTACCGCACCAATGTACACCATCAACCCTTTTCGTCAGGAAGGCCGTAAAGCCGCCGATCTTACCAGCACTCATCCTCCTATTTCTGAACGTATCCGCATCCTAAGAAAAATGGGCGGCGGTATCTCTTATAAGACATATGAGAAGGCGGCTGAAGAGATTGCCCACAAGAAAATCATCCCGGGCTCAGCGCTGACAGATGGAGAATCTGTGTCCGCCCGTGCTCCCTCCTCCGAAGGGTCTGTTGGTGAGCCTGACAAATCCGCTCGTACCCGTGAAACGCAGAATATGCTTTTTGGCCTGAGTCAATATAAAACTCTAAACTGCACAAAATGCGGCACAACCCTCCGCTTGCCCCCCAACTTCACCGCTACATCGGTTCGGTGCCCTCATTGTGGAACCGTAAACCAGACAAGCTGA
- a CDS encoding ATP-dependent RNA helicase RhlE, translated as MSFENFNLHPALLDAVKALGYTEPTPIQAQAIPPALEGRDVIGLAQTGTGKTASFVLPILQKILRSPFEKPRAGQPRKLRALIIAPTRELAEQIYDTCKDLSKFTGIRAMAIYGGVGMEPQKSKIRAGVDIVIACPGRLLDHVWQGSIDFRDVEMLIIDEADRMFDMGFLPDIHKILKCLMKERQTLLYSATMPDDVRKLVHEITNNPVTIQIGQVAPAVTVAHALYPVHHDLKTSLLKILLGDITGSVLVFTRTKHRTERVALSLAQDGHSVASIQGNLSQYRRQTALDGFKNGTFKILVATDIAARGIDVADVSHVINYDMPETADAYIHRIGRTGRIGKSGDAFTFVTAEDEPMVRSLERLLKSPIERRSVEGFKYDVREAPKNEFARPPRPGRQATATNSGNSNRKVPSWRRPSSRRQPV; from the coding sequence ATGAGTTTCGAAAATTTCAATCTTCATCCCGCTCTCCTGGATGCTGTTAAAGCTCTGGGTTATACCGAACCAACCCCTATCCAAGCGCAAGCCATCCCGCCGGCATTAGAAGGCCGCGACGTCATCGGCTTGGCTCAGACCGGCACCGGCAAAACAGCGTCTTTTGTATTACCCATCCTGCAAAAAATCCTTCGCAGCCCTTTTGAAAAGCCGAGGGCGGGCCAGCCGCGGAAGTTACGCGCGCTGATTATTGCACCAACCCGGGAGCTTGCCGAACAAATATATGACACTTGTAAAGACCTCTCCAAGTTTACCGGCATCCGTGCCATGGCTATATATGGCGGTGTCGGTATGGAACCGCAAAAAAGTAAAATCCGTGCCGGTGTGGATATTGTTATCGCCTGCCCCGGCCGCTTACTGGACCATGTATGGCAAGGCAGCATTGATTTCAGAGACGTAGAAATGCTGATCATTGACGAGGCTGACCGTATGTTTGATATGGGTTTCCTGCCGGATATCCACAAAATCCTTAAGTGTCTCATGAAAGAGCGCCAAACGTTGTTATATTCAGCCACTATGCCTGATGACGTCAGGAAATTGGTACATGAAATCACCAATAACCCGGTAACTATACAGATCGGTCAGGTAGCCCCGGCGGTCACAGTGGCTCACGCTCTTTATCCCGTACATCATGACCTCAAGACATCGCTCCTTAAGATATTGCTGGGCGATATTACCGGTTCGGTGCTGGTCTTTACTCGCACCAAACACCGTACGGAACGTGTAGCGCTATCTCTCGCCCAGGATGGTCACAGCGTTGCGTCAATTCAAGGTAATCTATCCCAATACCGACGGCAAACCGCTCTCGATGGGTTCAAGAATGGTACCTTCAAGATTTTGGTAGCCACGGACATCGCCGCACGAGGTATAGATGTTGCGGATGTCTCTCATGTTATCAACTACGATATGCCGGAAACCGCCGATGCCTATATTCACCGTATCGGCAGAACCGGGCGTATCGGTAAGAGCGGCGATGCCTTCACCTTTGTCACTGCCGAAGATGAACCTATGGTTCGCTCCCTGGAACGTTTGTTGAAATCACCCATTGAGCGCCGTAGCGTTGAGGGTTTCAAATATGATGTCCGTGAAGCACCCAAAAACGAGTTTGCCAGACCACCTCGTCCGGGCAGACAGGCGACGGCGACCAACTCCGGAAATTCCAATCGCAAGGTTCCCTCATGGCGCCGTCCTTCATCCCGGCGACAACCTGTATAA
- a CDS encoding transcriptional regulator MarR family has protein sequence MEKIHAFRRLMAFDTQAEPGSECLAHSQWLALRLVSKQEGIGIKELAAQLGITSSAATQLVDGLVNKGLLDRQPSAEDRRSLHLSLPAESRQQIEIVKEQRLNHLSSIFNALDDVEFQTLLNLFDKIINNNTINGER, from the coding sequence ATGGAGAAAATCCATGCCTTCCGGCGACTCATGGCATTTGACACCCAGGCAGAACCGGGCAGTGAATGTCTGGCTCATTCTCAATGGCTGGCACTGCGACTGGTCAGCAAACAGGAAGGGATCGGCATCAAGGAACTGGCGGCCCAGTTGGGCATCACCAGCAGCGCCGCTACTCAATTGGTAGACGGACTGGTCAACAAAGGGCTCCTTGACCGACAGCCATCTGCCGAGGACCGTCGCTCTCTACACCTCAGTTTACCCGCGGAAAGCCGTCAGCAGATTGAAATAGTCAAAGAACAACGTCTTAATCACTTATCCTCTATCTTCAACGCACTGGATGACGTTGAGTTCCAGACACTGCTTAACCTTTTTGACAAGATCATAAATAATAATACAATTAACGGAGAGAGGTAA
- a CDS encoding Na+/H+ antiporter NhaA type, whose protein sequence is MFGAAVAAMIIANSPWATQYFDALHIEAGILVGDFHLELSFAEWINDGLMALFFLLVGLEIKRELMVGELSSPAKAAFPAVAALGGMIAPALIFLAINQADGGNMKGFGIPMATDIAFALGFLMLLGNRVPLALKVFLMSLAVIDDLGAILIIAVAYSGNLDWASLGLAALVTGGLMMLNVSGVKKLTPYMILGLLLWYFVLQSGIHATIAGVVLALTIPVRQKISSKEFVDTCTLELDSFGKSESKRKTMLLTSEQQDAVQNIGVAYEQIQNPLLRLEHALHPISAFFIMPVFALANAGVALGGGEINLVQPVALGVMAGLLIGKPLGIIGLTWLVSKLGWIAKPASCQWQHIIGAGLLGGVGFTMSIFITGLAFTDFGLIDSAKLAIVLTSLMAGLIGVFYLWRQPAPTCKLEPEESKH, encoded by the coding sequence TTGTTCGGTGCGGCGGTGGCGGCCATGATTATTGCCAATTCCCCGTGGGCGACACAATACTTTGACGCGCTGCATATAGAGGCTGGCATCCTGGTTGGCGATTTCCACCTGGAACTTTCTTTTGCCGAGTGGATAAATGACGGGCTGATGGCGTTATTCTTTCTACTGGTCGGTCTGGAAATTAAACGTGAACTGATGGTGGGCGAACTATCATCACCAGCCAAGGCAGCTTTCCCTGCCGTAGCAGCTTTAGGCGGTATGATTGCTCCTGCACTTATCTTTCTGGCTATTAATCAGGCTGACGGCGGTAACATGAAGGGCTTCGGCATTCCGATGGCCACGGATATCGCCTTCGCCCTGGGTTTCCTGATGCTTTTAGGCAACAGGGTGCCGCTGGCGCTAAAGGTCTTTCTGATGTCACTGGCGGTTATTGACGACCTGGGAGCCATACTTATCATTGCCGTGGCCTATTCCGGCAATCTCGACTGGGCCTCACTGGGACTGGCGGCTCTGGTAACTGGCGGCCTGATGATGTTGAATGTCAGCGGAGTTAAAAAGCTGACACCGTATATGATATTAGGCCTGCTTCTATGGTATTTCGTCTTGCAATCAGGCATCCACGCCACCATTGCCGGAGTTGTATTGGCTCTGACGATTCCGGTGCGGCAGAAGATCTCCAGCAAGGAATTTGTGGACACTTGCACACTGGAATTGGATTCCTTTGGCAAAAGTGAAAGTAAACGCAAAACCATGCTATTAACCTCAGAGCAACAGGACGCGGTGCAGAATATAGGGGTGGCTTACGAACAGATACAGAACCCACTGCTGAGGCTGGAACACGCACTACACCCAATTTCCGCCTTTTTCATCATGCCTGTATTCGCCCTGGCCAACGCCGGAGTAGCCCTGGGCGGCGGCGAGATAAACTTGGTACAGCCGGTAGCCCTTGGCGTGATGGCTGGTCTGCTTATCGGCAAACCGCTGGGAATCATCGGTCTGACCTGGCTGGTAAGCAAACTAGGCTGGATAGCCAAGCCGGCATCCTGTCAGTGGCAGCACATTATCGGGGCGGGTTTGTTGGGCGGGGTGGGGTTCACCATGTCCATCTTTATCACCGGACTGGCTTTCACCGACTTTGGATTGATTGACTCCGCCAAACTGGCTATCGTCCTGACATCATTGATGGCCGGATTAATAGGCGTGTTCTACCTGTGGCGGCAACCGGCGCCGACCTGTAAGCTGGAGCCCGAAGAGTCAAAACACTAA
- a CDS encoding hypothetical protein (involved in heavy metal export), producing the protein MNNYAKFGAMIATSTVLMFGLMYLNTYQLDHVYFSETRFYMALIMGAVMAIVMLTFMRKMFTNTRINIGVYIGCAIIFILSLWLVRSQDTIEDVSWMKAMIPHHSIAILTSERANISDPRVRELADEIIEAQLREIDEMKALIKDLENGK; encoded by the coding sequence ATGAATAACTACGCCAAGTTTGGTGCCATGATTGCAACCTCAACCGTGCTCATGTTTGGGCTGATGTATCTGAACACATATCAGTTGGATCACGTTTATTTTAGTGAGACACGATTTTACATGGCGCTTATCATGGGTGCTGTGATGGCTATTGTCATGCTGACATTCATGAGAAAGATGTTTACTAACACCCGAATAAATATCGGGGTTTATATTGGTTGTGCCATTATATTTATACTCTCGCTTTGGCTAGTCCGAAGCCAGGACACCATCGAAGATGTTTCATGGATGAAAGCTATGATTCCGCATCATTCAATTGCAATTTTGACCAGCGAGCGCGCTAACATTTCTGACCCTCGCGTTCGTGAACTCGCTGATGAAATAATCGAAGCCCAACTTAGGGAAATTGATGAGATGAAAGCGTTGATTAAAGACCTCGAAAATGGTAAATAG
- a CDS encoding serine protease inhibitor (serine protease inhibitor (serpin family)) has translation MKKVILPLFLSALMLVSACARPSYGEELKSDKTRLTPNIPSSEMAELVEGNTDFAMALYKLLKEDDGNIFYSPYSISLALAMTYGGARGETERQMAEALRFTLEQHKLHAALNVLDAALNSRGQGAKGKGDEPFELKVVNAIWGQKDYQFLNEYLDLLAENYGAGLRILDFIKNPEASRKVINDWVAKETEQRIKDLLPQGSITDLTRLVLTNAIYFTGSWLTPFSEDATDDGIFNLLDGHQITVSMMHQNESMGYTEGNIMKSSFLQSGYQAVELKYDGDELSMVILLPETGGFSAFENALDGATLQQIMGNLESNTVSLTMPKFEFDSEFDLKSALSALGMPIAFSDSADFSGMNGTGGLLISDVVHKAFISVDEAGTEAAAATGIVVGTTSAPMDPKTMTLDRPFIFLIRDIATNTILFTGRVMNPME, from the coding sequence ATGAAAAAAGTAATCCTGCCACTGTTTCTTTCCGCATTGATGTTGGTCTCCGCCTGTGCCCGACCGAGTTACGGTGAAGAATTAAAATCCGATAAGACCCGACTGACACCTAATATCCCATCATCAGAAATGGCAGAATTAGTTGAGGGCAATACCGATTTTGCCATGGCACTGTATAAATTGCTCAAAGAAGATGATGGCAATATTTTTTATTCTCCCTACAGTATCTCTCTGGCATTAGCCATGACCTACGGTGGCGCCCGAGGTGAAACTGAACGGCAAATGGCCGAAGCGCTGCGGTTCACTCTGGAGCAACATAAACTACACGCCGCTTTGAATGTTTTGGATGCGGCTCTCAATTCACGGGGACAGGGAGCAAAAGGCAAAGGCGACGAACCATTTGAGTTAAAGGTGGTCAATGCTATCTGGGGGCAAAAGGATTACCAGTTCCTGAATGAATATCTTGACCTACTGGCCGAGAACTACGGCGCCGGTCTGCGTATTCTGGATTTCATCAAAAACCCTGAGGCATCCCGCAAAGTAATCAATGACTGGGTAGCCAAAGAAACTGAGCAGCGGATAAAAGACCTGTTACCGCAGGGCAGCATAACCGACCTAACCAGACTGGTGCTGACAAACGCTATCTATTTTACCGGTAGCTGGTTGACCCCATTTTCTGAGGACGCGACGGACGACGGGATATTTAATCTTCTTGACGGACACCAAATCACCGTCTCTATGATGCACCAGAATGAATCCATGGGTTATACCGAAGGCAATATTATGAAGAGTTCCTTCTTGCAGTCCGGCTACCAGGCGGTAGAACTAAAATACGACGGCGACGAACTATCAATGGTCATCCTATTACCGGAGACCGGCGGCTTCAGTGCCTTTGAAAACGCACTGGACGGGGCGACTCTGCAACAAATCATGGGCAATCTGGAGTCAAATACTGTCAGCCTGACGATGCCTAAATTTGAGTTTGATTCAGAATTTGATCTCAAATCAGCCCTGTCCGCGCTGGGTATGCCTATTGCTTTCAGCGACAGCGCTGATTTCTCCGGCATGAACGGTACAGGCGGGCTGTTAATCTCCGATGTGGTACACAAGGCATTCATTTCAGTTGATGAGGCAGGCACCGAGGCGGCGGCGGCGACCGGTATAGTGGTGGGAACAACCTCAGCGCCGATGGACCCGAAGACAATGACTCTTGACCGGCCGTTCATCTTTCTCATCCGAGATATCGCCACTAATACCATATTGTTCACCGGCCGGGTGATGAACCCGATGGAATAA
- a CDS encoding hypothetical protein (uncharacterized protein MJ1433), with protein MRAILNRLFILLGILLVIVATGTFGFVALEGLSAFESLYLTVSTITTVGYGDIVPYTTGGRLLAMAIVVIGFTFFTGVVVTSVQLVFERREENHRTQQLSTLTTLFFNEVGNSLIKLLGKCDTAIDQIEEIVPAGEVWTEEDFSRLSNTLKHHPCDVNIRCLDIEGLQKLFASPLLLKLLESPHIFDHALFNGLLRAIFHFQDELEAHQSFSHLSEVKTSHISTDLKKVYQPLTKLWVEHMCYLKKLYPILFLTVLETNPFKKESGAAATPATEIL; from the coding sequence ATGAGAGCGATCCTTAATCGTCTGTTCATTTTACTTGGGATATTGCTGGTTATTGTGGCGACCGGCACTTTCGGCTTTGTGGCACTGGAAGGATTGTCCGCCTTTGAGTCTCTGTATTTAACCGTCAGCACAATCACCACTGTCGGCTACGGCGATATCGTGCCTTACACCACAGGCGGCCGATTACTGGCTATGGCCATCGTGGTCATAGGTTTCACTTTCTTTACCGGCGTGGTGGTCACCAGCGTTCAACTGGTTTTTGAACGGCGGGAGGAAAACCACCGGACACAACAATTAAGTACTCTGACAACCCTGTTCTTTAATGAGGTCGGCAATTCACTTATAAAATTACTGGGAAAATGCGATACCGCTATAGACCAAATTGAAGAGATAGTACCTGCTGGCGAGGTCTGGACGGAAGAGGATTTTTCCCGGTTATCGAACACTCTGAAGCATCATCCCTGCGATGTTAATATAAGATGTCTCGACATTGAAGGTTTGCAGAAATTGTTTGCCTCCCCTTTGCTCTTAAAACTCCTTGAAAGTCCCCATATCTTTGATCACGCGCTATTCAACGGACTGCTGAGGGCAATCTTTCATTTCCAGGATGAACTGGAAGCCCATCAATCTTTCTCACATCTGAGCGAGGTGAAGACCAGCCATATCTCCACCGATCTCAAGAAAGTGTATCAACCCTTAACCAAGTTGTGGGTGGAGCACATGTGCTATCTGAAAAAGCTGTACCCGATCCTTTTTTTAACAGTGCTTGAAACTAATCCTTTCAAGAAAGAATCCGGTGCAGCGGCGACTCCTGCCACGGAGATTTTGTAG
- a CDS encoding rubrerythrin, with amino-acid sequence MKSIKGTQTEKNLLASFAGESQARNRYTFFASVAKKEGYEQIANIFTETAGNEKEHAEIFFKYLEGGDVEITASYPAGVIGHTQANLEAAADGEHLEWNILYADFEAVAAKEGFHQIATSFKEIAEVEEFHERRYRKLAQNISKHEVFKRPATVKWHCTNCGYVHESTEAPEECPACKHPRAYYELLAENW; translated from the coding sequence ATGAAATCAATTAAAGGTACTCAGACCGAGAAAAACCTGCTGGCGTCGTTTGCCGGCGAATCCCAGGCCCGTAACCGCTACACCTTTTTTGCCAGTGTCGCCAAAAAAGAGGGTTATGAGCAGATCGCTAATATCTTCACCGAAACCGCCGGTAATGAAAAGGAACACGCTGAAATATTCTTCAAATATCTGGAGGGCGGTGATGTTGAGATAACAGCATCGTATCCCGCGGGAGTGATCGGGCATACCCAGGCCAATCTGGAGGCTGCGGCTGACGGTGAGCATCTGGAATGGAACATACTCTACGCTGATTTTGAAGCAGTGGCGGCCAAGGAAGGTTTCCATCAGATTGCCACGTCATTTAAAGAGATTGCCGAAGTGGAGGAGTTTCACGAGCGGCGCTATCGCAAGCTTGCCCAGAATATTAGCAAACATGAGGTTTTCAAACGCCCGGCGACGGTCAAATGGCACTGCACCAATTGCGGTTACGTCCACGAAAGCACGGAGGCGCCGGAAGAATGCCCCGCCTGTAAACACCCACGGGCTTATTATGAACTCCTGGCTGAAAACTGGTAG
- a CDS encoding catalase: MKDTKKTYTTGFGAPVENDQNSTTAGNPGPILMQDTHLLEKLGHFDRERIPERVVHAKGAGAHGYFEVTADVTRYTKAKFLSEIGKRTEVFARFSTVGGERGSADAERDPRGFALKFYTEDGNYDMTGNNTPVFFIRDPLKFPDFIHTQKRHPGNNLKDANMFWDFLSLTPESVHQVTILFSDRGTPKTFRHMHGYSSHTYKWYNAKGEYFWVKYHFMTEQRIQNLTRDEATETKGKDPDHATRDLAQAIERGEFPSWRLEMQIMTPEQADKYRFDPFDVTKVWFHGDVRPIPIGRLVLNKNPNNYFAEVEQAAFSPANFVPGIAASPDKLLQGRLFSYHDTHLHRLGTNYQLLPINRPKNAVNNYQRDGHMAYGDNSSDAPNYYPNSFGGPEPKPDTGEPPFKVSGQAARQPYIHPNDDFFQAGELYRRVMTDKDREHLVGNITTHLCNALKRIQLRQSAVFFKSDAEYGTRVAKGLGLDVNQVKRLAEMSSEDRAKATLD; the protein is encoded by the coding sequence ATGAAAGACACCAAGAAGACCTACACCACTGGTTTTGGCGCTCCAGTAGAGAATGACCAGAACTCCACTACTGCCGGCAATCCCGGCCCTATACTGATGCAGGATACACATCTGTTGGAAAAACTGGGGCATTTCGACCGGGAGAGAATACCGGAACGCGTCGTCCATGCCAAGGGCGCTGGAGCCCATGGTTACTTCGAGGTAACGGCAGACGTTACCAGATACACCAAGGCTAAGTTCTTATCTGAAATTGGCAAACGCACCGAAGTTTTTGCCCGTTTCTCAACCGTCGGCGGTGAAAGAGGTTCTGCAGACGCCGAACGTGACCCCCGCGGATTTGCTCTCAAGTTCTATACAGAAGATGGCAATTATGACATGACCGGGAATAACACCCCTGTCTTTTTCATCCGGGATCCGCTGAAATTCCCTGATTTTATCCATACCCAAAAACGTCACCCGGGCAATAACCTGAAAGATGCTAATATGTTCTGGGATTTCCTGTCACTGACGCCGGAATCCGTCCATCAGGTCACCATTCTGTTTTCAGATCGGGGAACGCCAAAAACATTCCGCCATATGCACGGCTATAGCAGCCATACCTACAAATGGTACAACGCCAAGGGTGAATACTTCTGGGTAAAATATCATTTTATGACCGAACAGCGTATTCAGAACCTGACTCGTGATGAGGCGACTGAGACTAAGGGGAAGGACCCTGATCATGCCACCCGTGACTTAGCTCAAGCTATAGAACGTGGAGAGTTTCCTTCATGGCGGTTAGAAATGCAGATAATGACTCCGGAGCAAGCGGATAAGTACCGTTTCGACCCGTTCGATGTTACCAAAGTGTGGTTCCATGGTGATGTCAGACCAATCCCAATAGGGCGGTTGGTGCTCAATAAAAACCCCAATAACTATTTCGCTGAGGTTGAGCAAGCGGCCTTTTCACCGGCTAATTTTGTCCCGGGTATCGCCGCGTCTCCTGACAAGTTGCTTCAGGGCCGTCTCTTTTCCTATCACGATACCCACCTGCACCGCTTGGGAACCAACTATCAACTGTTGCCGATCAACCGTCCAAAGAACGCTGTTAATAACTACCAGCGTGACGGCCACATGGCTTACGGCGATAACAGCAGTGACGCCCCAAACTACTACCCCAACAGCTTTGGCGGCCCCGAACCCAAACCGGATACCGGTGAGCCGCCATTTAAGGTTTCCGGGCAAGCGGCGCGCCAGCCGTACATACACCCTAATGATGATTTCTTCCAGGCCGGGGAGCTGTATCGCAGGGTGATGACTGATAAGGACAGAGAGCACCTTGTCGGCAACATCACCACCCACCTCTGTAACGCTCTGAAACGCATACAACTGCGTCAGTCGGCAGTTTTCTTCAAGTCCGACGCTGAATATGGCACACGTGTTGCCAAAGGATTGGGTCTTGATGTGAACCAGGTCAAACGGCTGGCAGAGATGTCATCGGAAGATCGGGCAAAAGCCACTTTAGACTAA
- the ideR/dtxR gene encoding iron-dependent repressor IdeR/DtxR has translation MINGTVDKEKPSSSLEDYLEAIAALKKGGGVATVTGLSEMLRVKKPSVDWALKKLAREGYVVHERYGDIDLTPSGANIAGEVMRRHQALYYFLTEILNVSPDIAEKDACRMEHALSRPSISQLEKFIEFINQQHPGRIDWENVYQERETKG, from the coding sequence ATGATAAACGGCACTGTCGATAAAGAAAAACCGTCTTCCAGCTTGGAAGATTACCTTGAAGCAATCGCCGCTTTGAAAAAAGGAGGCGGTGTTGCCACAGTCACAGGGCTCAGTGAAATGCTGAGAGTAAAAAAACCCAGTGTGGACTGGGCTTTGAAAAAACTTGCCCGTGAGGGGTATGTTGTTCACGAACGTTATGGCGATATAGATTTGACTCCCAGTGGTGCAAATATCGCCGGGGAAGTGATGCGGCGTCATCAGGCTTTATATTATTTCTTGACCGAGATATTGAATGTTTCTCCGGACATTGCCGAAAAGGACGCATGCCGTATGGAACACGCGTTAAGCAGACCCAGTATAAGCCAGCTGGAGAAATTTATTGAATTTATTAATCAGCAGCATCCGGGGCGTATTGATTGGGAGAATGTTTATCAGGAGCGAGAAACGAAAGGATAG
- a CDS encoding ferrous iron transport protein A, with product MSVGKMSELKKGERGKIVSISSGSFRQRLLGMGLVTGSEVEMIGVAPLGDPIEVKIKGYNLTLRKNEAATITVEVM from the coding sequence ATGTCAGTTGGAAAAATGAGCGAACTGAAAAAAGGAGAAAGGGGCAAGATTGTTTCTATCAGTAGCGGCAGTTTTCGCCAGCGTCTGCTTGGTATGGGGCTTGTCACCGGAAGTGAAGTAGAGATGATTGGAGTTGCACCCCTTGGTGATCCAATTGAAGTAAAAATCAAAGGTTATAATCTTACCTTGCGCAAGAACGAAGCCGCCACTATTACTGTTGAGGTGATGTAA